Below is a window of Candidatus Deferrimicrobiaceae bacterium DNA.
CCGGGATTCCTACCGGAGATTGCTGGGGAGGCTGCCGCGAGGGCAGATGGTGTCCCTGCTGATCGACAGGGACGGGGGACAGGTGTATCTGGCGTTTCGCCACCGATAGGGGAGAAGAGGAAAAAACCCGCCAAGGAGGGAGCCATGGGGGTTGTGAAGGATCCTGATGTGGCCCGGCGCATCGCCCGGGCGGTCGTGTCGGACATCGTGCTGTACAACGCAAAGAAAGTGGAAGAGGGGATTTCGAAGGACAACCTGTTCGATCTGCTGAAGAACGAGATCGAGGAGGGGCGCAGCTACTACCATAGCCGCATCGACCCCGAGATCGCGAAGAGGACCAATTTCTTCAACCAGGCCCTGGTCGATCTCATGGTGAAGCCGTGGGGCCGCGTGCCCTCCAAGGCCTGGTAGCGTAAGCATTTGAGGGTCACCTGCCGGCTCACGGTTCCTCCGGAGAAAGCGGGGGAGCGGTTGGACCGTTATCTTTCGGACGCCCTGCCCGGATTGTCCCGTTCCCGCGTCCAGCAGTTGATCGGCGAAGGCCTCGTGTCTCTGGGGGGCGCGAAGGCCCGGCCATCGTCCAGGCTGAAAGAAAGCGAGGAGATCACGGTTTCGATTCCTCCGCCCCGTCCCTTGGATCTCGTTCCGGAGGAACGGGCGATCGCCGTGCTGTTCGAGGACGATCACCTGATGGTCGTGGAGAAGCCGGCGGGCATGGTGGTGCATCCTGCTCCCGGCCACAGCGTTGGGACGCTCGTCCATGCCCTTCTATCCCGCGCCGGCCGCCTCTCGGGGATCGGCGGCGTCGAACGGCCGGGGATCGTCCACCGGCTCGACAGGGACACCTCGGGGATCATCGTGGTGGCGAAGGACGACGCTTCCCACGCGGGGCTCTCGGCTCAGCTTGCCGCCCACCGGATGGATCGGCGCTATCGCGGGATCGTGTGGGGAAAGCCTCCGGGGGCGGAAGGGGTGGTCAGGACGAGGGTCGGCAGGCATCCCGTGCACCGGAAGAAGATGGCGGTCTTTCCCGAGGTTCCCCCGCGTTCCCCGCGCGCAGGAGGGGCGGGGAAGCGCGAAGGCGTCGGCCAGGCCGGCGAAAGGGGCAGGCGGGTCGCGGTCACCCGGTACCGGTGCCTTGAGTCGTTCGGACGATTCTCCCTCCTCGAG
It encodes the following:
- a CDS encoding RluA family pseudouridine synthase translates to MDRYLSDALPGLSRSRVQQLIGEGLVSLGGAKARPSSRLKESEEITVSIPPPRPLDLVPEERAIAVLFEDDHLMVVEKPAGMVVHPAPGHSVGTLVHALLSRAGRLSGIGGVERPGIVHRLDRDTSGIIVVAKDDASHAGLSAQLAAHRMDRRYRGIVWGKPPGAEGVVRTRVGRHPVHRKKMAVFPEVPPRSPRAGGAGKREGVGQAGERGRRVAVTRYRCLESFGRFSLLEFRLETGRTHQVRLHCAHLSCPIVGDDVYGRPRKIALGGGKEAETVTVSRFLLHAFHLGFLHPLTGQPLEFTVPDPPEFGEFREAVLAAEG